The Pirellulales bacterium DNA window GCAGCAACCTGGGCAACGGCCCGGGCATCATGGCCACCGACCACATGGCTCACGGCCGCCCACATTCGATTGAAATCACTCTCCCGCCGCTGGCGGTGGTGGTGCTGAAGCCGCGGCGGTAAGCTGAAAGCGTCGAGCGATTAGCAACCAGCGACTAGCAAATGCCGCAGGCGCACGCGGACTAGAGCATCTTGTGATCGCCCGAACTTTCTGCATCGCAGGTCAAACTCGTCGCCGTGGTGCTGGTCAAGTCGGCTGCGGCGCCGCTCGTCAAATTAACCGCGGCGGCGGGGTGGAATTGCTGCTTCAGAATGTAGGTGGCCCACATCGAGAGCAAAATCGAAATGGCAAAGATATAAATCCCCCATTGCACTTGAATGTGGGTGCCGCCTGGAAAACCTTTGAAACAAATGACCAGCGAGGCAATGACGAACACATCGACCATTGACCACTTGCCCAGGCTCTCGACCATTTTCAAATGGCGCTGGGTGGCCCGAGAACCGAGGTGAATGGCGCGGATCAGGGCGATCAGCTTGGCCAGGGGAAACGCCAAGGAAAACAGCAGGATTAAGCCGCCGATAAATAATTGCCCCTCCTGGAACAGATGCAGGATGCCGCCCACGAGCGAAAACTGCCGTGGTTCCAGGTCGCTGCTGACAAACAGGCGAACGAGCCGCTCGAAAAAGCCGTCGCCAAATTTGGGAATCATGGTGAAGCTGGGCGCGAAGATGCCGACCAAAAATAGGAGCGCAGCCAGGTAGGCGAAACAGAGCGGCGTGAAGCTGGGATTGCGCTTTTTCAGCGATGATTTCAAGGCATCGCTGGCAGCGCGACGAGAAATCAGTTTATGGGGTGGGCTACTCATCAAGGTTGTACGCCATCGGGGAAATAATCGGAAAACGTCTGGGCGGTGCCACTGCTGGCTTGTCCAGCAGTGCCGAATTGAGTTGCCATCATCGTGCCATAGCGAAATTGCGGCGGCAATAGCTTGCACGGGCCGATCGCTGGGGCGACGGCGGCCTTTGCCCCAGGCAGCCAGTTGCTGCTCACCCTCACCCCGGCCCTCTCCCGTCGAGGGAGAGGGAGAATGCGCGCGACCAGAGGTCGCGGCTTTATGATTGTGTGGCACGGATTCGATGACCAATCGTGT harbors:
- a CDS encoding paraquat-inducible protein A; the protein is MSSPPHKLISRRAASDALKSSLKKRNPSFTPLCFAYLAALLFLVGIFAPSFTMIPKFGDGFFERLVRLFVSSDLEPRQFSLVGGILHLFQEGQLFIGGLILLFSLAFPLAKLIALIRAIHLGSRATQRHLKMVESLGKWSMVDVFVIASLVICFKGFPGGTHIQVQWGIYIFAISILLSMWATYILKQQFHPAAAVNLTSGAAADLTSTTATSLTCDAESSGDHKML